One stretch of Prunus persica cultivar Lovell chromosome G1, Prunus_persica_NCBIv2, whole genome shotgun sequence DNA includes these proteins:
- the LOC109948555 gene encoding (R)-mandelonitrile lyase 1-like, with amino-acid sequence MEKSTMSVIVLVLPLFVLHLQYSEVHSLSNNHPHDFSYLKFVYNASDPELEGTYDYIVVGGGTSGCSLAATLSEKYSVLVLERGALATEYPNLLTTDGFVYNLQQEDNGQTPVQRFVSGDGIDNVRGRVLGGTSMINAGVYARANISFYNQSGIDWDMDLVKKAYKWIEDTIVFRPKWQQWQDLVGHGLFQAGLSPHNRFSLNHKPGIRLTASTFDNQGTRHAADELLNKGNADNLRVGVHATVENIIFLTSRRGSSAVGVIYTDAKGQPHQAFVHTKGEVILSAGTIGSPQLLLLNGVGPESYLSSLQIKVNHDNPYVGQYVYDNPRNFVNILPPKPPKPSYVTELGITDDFYQCSISMSNYSTPPFSLFPSPSYPLPTSTFAHIVNKISGPLSYGYVTLRSSIDARVHPNVKFNYFSNPTDLAHCVSGMKNIGNFLRTNNLKPYRAHPHLPDIDGFNFFGKPLPKNQSDDASFEKFCRNTVASYWHYHGGCLVGKVVDDRLRVMGIDSLRVVDASTFPSMPASHPQGFYMMLGRYMGIKIMQDR; translated from the exons ATTTTAGCTACCTGAAATTTGTTTACAACGCCAGTGATCCAGAATTGGAAGGAACATATGACTACATTGTAGTTGGTGGAGGAACATCAGGGTGTTCATTGGCAGCAACTTTATCAGAAAAGTACTCGGTGCTTGTTCTGGAAAGGGGCGCTCTTGCTACAGAATATCCAAACCTGTTGACTACAGACGGGTTTGTATATAATCTCCAGCAAGAAGATAACGGACAGACACCAGTTCAAAGGTTCGTGTCCGGAGATGGTATCGATAATGTACGAGGAAGGGTGCTCGGCGGCACGAGCATGATCAATGCTGGCGTGTATGCCAGAGCTAACATTTCATTCTATAATCAATCAGGAATTGACTGGGACATGGATTTGGTTAAAAAGGCATATAAGTGGATTGAAGACACCATTGTCTTCAGGCCGAAATGGCAACAGTGGCAAGATCTTGTAGGACATGGATTGTTCCAGGCTGGTCTTTCTCCACACAATCGATTCAGTTTGAATCACAAACCAGGAATTAGACTCACCGCCTCAACTTTCGACAATCAGGGAACAAGACATGCAGCTGATGAACTGCTTAATAAAGGAAACGCAGACAACTTGCGAGTTGGAGTTCATGCCACAGTAGAGAATATCATCTTCTTGACCAGTAGAAGAG GTTCGTCAGCCGTGGGAGTCATATACACTGATGCTAAAGGACAGCCTCATCAGGCATTTGTACACACTAAGGGAGAAGTTATATTGAGTGCAGGAACAATTGGGAGCCCTCAACTTCTACTACTCAATGGTGTTGGGCCAGAGTCTTACTTATCATCTCTGCAAATCAAAGTTAATCATGACAATCCTTATGTTGGCCAGTATGTGTATGACAATCCTCGTAATTTCGTTAACATTTTGCCGCCAAAGCCACCGAAACCCTCATATGTAACGGAACTGGGCATTACAGACGATTTCTACCAATGTTCTATCTCGATGTCGAATTATTCCACTCCACCCTTTAGTCTTTTTCCCAGTCCATCTTATCCCTTGCCAACTTCGACTTTCGCTCACATTGTTAACAAAATTTCAGGACCTCTGTCATATGGTTATGTCACGTTACGATCATCCATTGATGCGAGAGTTCACCCAAATGTCAAGTTCAACTACTTTTCAAATCCGACAGACCTTGCTCATTGTGTTAGCGgtatgaaaaatattggtaaTTTCCTAAGgacaaacaatttaaaaccatATAGAGCTCATCCACATTTACCGGATATAGATGGTTTCAATTTCTTCGGAAAACCTTTGCCGAAAAACCAATCAGATGATGCATCTTTCGAAAAATTTTGTCGGAATACTGTAGCCTCATATTGGCATTACCATGGTGGATGCCTTGTTGGGAAGGTTGTTGATGACCGTTTGCGTGTTATGGGGATCGACTCATTACGTGTTGTTGATGCCTCTACATTCCCTTCCATGCCAGCAAGCCACCCTCAAGGCTTCTATATGATGTTAGGCAG GTATATGGGCATTAAAATTATGCAAGATAGATGA